A region from the Amycolatopsis camponoti genome encodes:
- the nudC gene encoding NAD(+) diphosphatase, whose translation MSVPFALGDLPTLSRSTVDRQEGLRTNPSRLLSRWADARVVLLDDTGRTPVVEGSSVLAFRKAVDFGASPPADAVFLGEWQDTDYWSLPGGPSGDADTVKMAGSWGFVEEVPRADGEIWVELRGYGDLLDDTSAGLFTTAQALRNWRRQAKFCTRCGHPTELIQFGWASKCTNDGREEYPRTDPAVICLVHSAEGVNGSHVLLARQPIWPAGRYSVLAGFVEAGESLEACVLREIREEVGAVVSDVRYLGSQPWPFPRSIMLGFTARADRSLPLVPADGEIEEALWVSREEVRAAFENSSPRNGGARPTPIADGAAEIILPGNSSIARVMLKAWADAEE comes from the coding sequence ATGTCCGTCCCGTTCGCCCTCGGTGACCTGCCCACCCTGTCACGGTCCACTGTGGACCGTCAGGAGGGCTTGCGCACCAACCCTTCGCGGCTGCTGTCGCGCTGGGCCGACGCCCGGGTCGTCCTGCTGGACGACACCGGGCGCACCCCGGTGGTCGAAGGCTCTTCGGTGCTGGCCTTCCGCAAAGCCGTCGACTTCGGCGCCTCGCCGCCGGCGGACGCGGTGTTCCTCGGCGAGTGGCAGGACACGGACTACTGGTCGCTGCCGGGCGGCCCGTCGGGCGACGCCGACACGGTGAAGATGGCGGGCAGCTGGGGGTTCGTCGAGGAGGTCCCGCGCGCCGACGGCGAGATCTGGGTCGAGCTGCGCGGGTACGGAGACCTGCTGGACGACACGTCGGCGGGCCTGTTCACGACGGCGCAGGCGTTGCGGAACTGGCGTCGCCAGGCGAAGTTCTGCACGCGCTGCGGTCATCCGACGGAGCTGATCCAGTTCGGCTGGGCGAGCAAGTGCACCAACGACGGCCGCGAGGAGTACCCGCGCACGGACCCGGCGGTGATCTGCCTGGTGCATTCCGCGGAGGGAGTGAACGGCTCCCACGTGCTGCTGGCGCGTCAGCCGATCTGGCCGGCGGGGCGGTATTCGGTGCTGGCGGGGTTCGTGGAGGCGGGCGAGTCACTGGAGGCGTGCGTCCTGCGCGAGATCCGCGAGGAGGTGGGGGCGGTGGTGTCGGACGTCCGGTACCTCGGGAGCCAGCCGTGGCCGTTCCCGCGGTCGATCATGCTGGGGTTCACGGCCCGGGCGGATCGCTCGTTGCCGTTGGTCCCCGCGGACGGAGAGATCGAAGAGGCGCTGTGGGTGTCGCGCGAGGAGGTGCGCGCGGCGTTCGAGAACAGTTCACCGCGCAACGGGGGCGCGCGACCGACGCCGATCGCCGATGGCGCGGCGGAGATCATCCTGCCGGGCAACTCGTCGATCGCCCGCGTGATGCTCAAGGCCTGGGCGGACGCGGAGGAGTAG
- a CDS encoding ROK family transcriptional regulator: MLREINDRAAIEVLLREGPLTRAELELAIGLSKPATAQLITRLEQDNLVIKAGVRGGGRGPRAQLWAANGSLAFVAAVDLTPHLADFVVADVAGIVLAEYRTPLPVHEGADVVGTFGEALEHVARQAGLTRTQLAHVVIGAQGAFDPRTGLLSSAPHIPGWLGFDVPQRLSDDLGVDVLIENDVNLVAVEEMSVGQAQDVDDFVMVWLSEGVGGAVVIGRRLLRGATGGGGEIDWMRVPDPATVDTGDVWPEAGARFGNLVDSPALCRLAAAHGVEAETAWDAVAKTEPDHPFRHDLARRVAGGIANLVAVADPQLVLLCGDTSRAGGENLAALVQEKLHDLVLPRTPVGCASVQGNAVRAGALQSALATAREDVFGVVTPTLLGSRRPAVGEPLGKNPEALPNTRSAPSPTE; encoded by the coding sequence ATGCTGCGCGAGATCAACGATCGCGCCGCCATCGAGGTCCTCCTGCGGGAGGGCCCGCTGACGCGTGCCGAGCTCGAGCTCGCCATCGGGCTCTCCAAGCCCGCCACCGCGCAGCTCATCACCCGGCTCGAGCAGGACAACCTCGTCATCAAGGCCGGCGTCCGAGGCGGTGGGCGGGGTCCCCGCGCCCAGCTCTGGGCGGCCAACGGCAGCCTCGCCTTCGTTGCCGCCGTGGACCTCACCCCGCACCTCGCCGACTTCGTCGTCGCCGACGTCGCCGGGATCGTGCTCGCCGAGTACCGGACGCCGCTGCCCGTCCACGAAGGCGCCGACGTCGTCGGGACCTTCGGCGAGGCCCTCGAACACGTCGCCCGGCAAGCCGGACTGACCAGGACTCAGCTCGCCCACGTCGTGATCGGCGCGCAGGGCGCGTTCGACCCGCGGACCGGCCTGCTCTCCTCCGCCCCGCACATCCCCGGCTGGCTCGGCTTCGACGTTCCCCAGAGACTCAGTGACGACCTCGGCGTCGACGTCCTCATCGAGAACGACGTCAACCTCGTCGCCGTCGAGGAGATGAGCGTCGGGCAGGCCCAGGACGTCGACGACTTCGTCATGGTCTGGCTGTCCGAAGGCGTCGGCGGTGCGGTCGTCATCGGCCGTCGGCTGCTGCGCGGCGCCACCGGCGGCGGCGGCGAGATCGACTGGATGCGCGTGCCCGACCCGGCCACCGTGGACACCGGCGACGTCTGGCCCGAGGCCGGCGCCCGGTTCGGCAACCTGGTCGACTCGCCCGCCCTCTGCCGCCTCGCCGCCGCGCACGGCGTCGAAGCCGAAACCGCCTGGGACGCCGTCGCGAAAACCGAGCCGGACCATCCCTTCCGACACGACCTCGCCCGCCGCGTCGCCGGCGGCATCGCCAACCTCGTCGCGGTCGCCGACCCGCAGCTCGTGCTCCTCTGCGGGGACACCAGCCGCGCCGGCGGCGAGAACCTCGCCGCGCTGGTGCAGGAAAAGCTGCACGACCTGGTCCTGCCGCGCACGCCCGTCGGCTGCGCTTCGGTGCAGGGCAACGCCGTCCGCGCCGGCGCGCTGCAGTCCGCGCTGGCCACCGCCCGTGAGGACGTCTTCGGCGTCGTCACCCCCACACTCCTCGGGTCGCGCAGGCCCGCGGTCGGAGAGCCACTCGGCAAGAACCCGGAGGCCCTCCCGAACACCCGTTCCGCCCCGTCCCCAACCGAGTAG
- a CDS encoding M16 family metallopeptidase encodes MADPELVRYTLDNGLRVVLAPDATAPVVGVSVHYDVGFRSEPEGRTGFAHLFEHLMFQGSESLEKLAHFRHVQSSGGTFNGSTHPDYTDYFEVLPSAALERALFLEADRMRAPKLTAENLANQIDVVKEEIRLNVLNRPYGGFPWITLPPVLYSTFPNAHNGYGGFEDLESATVEDCAAFFDTYYAPANAVLTVAGDFEIGTAKELIEQHFGDVPFRPAPQRPSFAEPLPTTELRGEVEDPHAPLPALGIGYRMPDPINDVDGYLAYLVLAGVLTDGDGSRLQQRLVHKEPLVVDIGAGAGLFGPFEARDPDTFTITLIHPHEVPRERVLAALDDELEKIAENPPDAHELRKVTARWTASLHSEHDRLVSRTLALGSFELLYGDASLVYKLADRMSAVTSEAVSAAAKALRPDARAVLVVKPASEGNNEQ; translated from the coding sequence ATGGCCGATCCCGAGCTCGTCCGATACACCCTCGACAATGGTCTGCGGGTGGTCCTCGCACCCGACGCGACCGCGCCGGTGGTCGGCGTCAGCGTGCACTACGACGTGGGTTTCCGCTCCGAGCCGGAGGGGCGCACCGGTTTCGCGCACCTCTTCGAGCACCTGATGTTCCAGGGCAGCGAGAGCTTGGAGAAACTCGCCCACTTCCGGCACGTGCAGTCCAGCGGTGGCACCTTCAACGGGTCCACCCACCCGGACTACACCGACTACTTCGAGGTGCTGCCGAGCGCCGCGCTGGAGCGCGCGCTGTTCCTCGAAGCCGATCGGATGCGAGCGCCGAAGCTGACCGCCGAGAACCTGGCGAACCAGATCGACGTCGTCAAGGAAGAGATCCGGCTCAACGTGCTGAACCGGCCCTACGGCGGGTTCCCCTGGATCACCCTGCCGCCGGTCCTGTACTCGACGTTCCCCAACGCGCACAACGGCTACGGCGGCTTCGAGGACCTCGAGAGCGCCACGGTCGAAGACTGCGCCGCGTTCTTCGACACCTACTACGCGCCGGCGAACGCCGTGCTCACCGTGGCGGGCGACTTCGAGATCGGGACCGCCAAGGAGCTGATCGAGCAGCACTTCGGCGACGTCCCGTTCCGGCCCGCGCCGCAGCGGCCGTCGTTCGCCGAGCCGCTGCCGACCACCGAGCTGCGCGGCGAGGTCGAAGACCCGCACGCGCCGCTGCCCGCGCTCGGCATCGGCTACCGGATGCCCGACCCGATCAACGACGTCGACGGCTACCTGGCCTACCTCGTGCTCGCCGGCGTCCTGACCGACGGCGACGGTTCCCGCCTGCAGCAGCGGCTCGTGCACAAGGAGCCGCTGGTCGTCGACATCGGCGCCGGCGCCGGGCTGTTCGGCCCGTTCGAGGCGCGCGACCCGGACACGTTCACCATCACCCTGATCCACCCGCACGAGGTGCCGCGCGAGCGCGTGCTCGCCGCGCTGGACGACGAGCTCGAGAAGATCGCCGAGAATCCGCCGGACGCCCACGAGCTGCGGAAGGTCACCGCCCGCTGGACGGCGAGCCTGCACTCCGAGCACGACAGGCTGGTGTCCCGGACCCTCGCGCTCGGCTCGTTCGAGCTGCTCTACGGCGACGCGTCGCTGGTGTACAAGCTCGCGGACCGGATGTCCGCCGTCACGTCGGAAGCCGTGTCGGCCGCGGCGAAGGCGCTGCGCCCGGACGCGCGCGCCGTGCTGGTGGTCAAGCCCGCTTCGGAAGGGAACAACGAGCAGTGA
- a CDS encoding RDD family protein, whose product MHEESELVTGEAVVLDLHVAKLASRALAMVLDVLVQFALFIGAFVVLMLTVPGDDESLALTLLLVFVVLIMVGYPVLFETLSRGRSLGKMAVGLRVVRVDGGPIRFRHALTRGLAGFVIDFWALGVFGAVAVIVSLCSSDGRRVGDFLAGTLVVRDRVPESVGYPAIGMPPGLEGWAAQLDLTRLPDDLALASRQFLARFGQLAPEASHALGWKLAQQVGNALGTPVPPGVPPWAFLAAVLAERRNRDHARAVRAYAAQVAAARGQLPATPGPDQPGFRQAGYPAGARLGSTATGGQPAVASPWPAAAEADTPTPPSGTPAPPAENPFAPPG is encoded by the coding sequence TCCGAGCTGGTCACCGGCGAAGCCGTCGTCCTGGACCTGCACGTCGCCAAGCTCGCCAGCCGGGCGCTGGCGATGGTGCTGGACGTCCTCGTGCAGTTCGCGCTGTTCATCGGCGCGTTCGTCGTGCTCATGCTCACCGTGCCGGGCGACGACGAATCGCTCGCGCTGACCCTCCTCCTGGTGTTCGTGGTGCTGATCATGGTCGGCTACCCGGTGCTGTTCGAGACGCTGTCGCGGGGCCGTTCGCTGGGCAAGATGGCGGTGGGGCTGCGCGTGGTGCGCGTCGACGGCGGGCCGATCCGCTTCCGCCACGCCCTGACCCGCGGCCTGGCCGGGTTCGTCATCGACTTCTGGGCGCTCGGCGTGTTCGGGGCGGTGGCGGTGATCGTGTCGCTGTGCTCGTCCGACGGCCGCCGCGTCGGCGACTTCCTCGCCGGCACTCTGGTGGTCCGCGACCGCGTGCCGGAAAGCGTGGGCTACCCGGCGATCGGCATGCCGCCGGGCCTCGAGGGCTGGGCGGCTCAGCTCGACCTGACGCGGCTCCCGGACGACCTCGCGCTGGCGAGCCGTCAGTTCCTGGCGCGGTTCGGCCAGCTGGCGCCGGAAGCGTCGCACGCGCTGGGCTGGAAGCTGGCGCAGCAGGTCGGCAACGCACTGGGGACGCCGGTGCCGCCGGGCGTGCCGCCTTGGGCGTTCCTGGCGGCGGTGCTGGCGGAACGGCGCAACCGCGATCACGCGCGAGCGGTGCGGGCTTACGCGGCGCAGGTCGCGGCGGCGCGCGGGCAGCTCCCCGCCACGCCGGGGCCGGATCAGCCGGGGTTCCGGCAGGCGGGGTACCCGGCGGGCGCTCGGCTCGGGTCGACGGCCACGGGCGGGCAGCCCGCCGTGGCCTCGCCTTGGCCGGCGGCGGCCGAGGCGGACACGCCGACCCCGCCGTCCGGAACTCCGGCGCCTCCCGCCGAAAACCCGTTCGCCCCGCCGGGCTAG
- a CDS encoding DUF2207 domain-containing protein, which produces MSSKWGAAAAVAAWVVLSAGPAAAQGPSAGPVLPNAPSEQVKKPQQLNGENGQNVQPPEGAVADVALKVLRDGSLEVTEKVTVPGGRQLISRVPLRVSAGDDQDRVFDARNVKTEGAATSRLTGDQLVLTFTGGTSTVTYTVDGAIADQSGRQQARWQVASGFDAPVDKLTASFLAPSPRLSPVDCFAGPIGSNQRCTLAELDHTGVVRLEQNDVKPGDRVDLIVGLPANTVPANAKFAEVGLFATAFAFTPLTGVVFALLLVFLVAGGLFVRRRRKEDAGALTTATGPVEVLLRDGDRVFFASPDGVLPGQVGTVVDETVDVVDISATVVDLAVRNYLWLAEVPGPDWQIARRNPPDEHLHDFERAVYETLLPAGTDAVLVSQLRAHGRLDLRKISDAMYADVVTKRWFSRRPDTARGRLTWLGTGIFALGAGATAVLTFTIGDALLGVAVALAGLAVAAAAALLPSRTARGRVLVGQVRGLLDYLRTAKAEDIPPADREMVFSRSLPYAVVLGDTERWLGTFAALNPASDGSAGLYWYGGMESDHDLRRFGTHFPSFLTALDGLLTASVRASR; this is translated from the coding sequence GTGTCGAGCAAATGGGGGGCAGCGGCCGCGGTCGCCGCCTGGGTCGTGCTGAGCGCCGGGCCGGCCGCCGCGCAAGGGCCCTCCGCCGGGCCCGTCCTGCCGAACGCTCCGTCCGAACAGGTCAAGAAGCCCCAGCAGCTCAACGGCGAAAACGGCCAAAACGTCCAGCCGCCCGAAGGCGCCGTCGCCGATGTCGCCCTCAAGGTTCTGCGTGACGGCTCCCTCGAAGTCACCGAGAAAGTCACGGTCCCCGGTGGCCGGCAGCTCATCTCGCGCGTCCCCCTCCGAGTCTCGGCCGGCGACGACCAAGACCGCGTCTTCGACGCCAGGAACGTCAAGACCGAAGGCGCCGCCACCAGCCGGCTGACCGGTGACCAGCTCGTCCTCACCTTCACCGGCGGCACCTCCACCGTCACCTACACCGTCGACGGCGCCATCGCCGACCAGAGCGGCCGCCAGCAAGCCCGCTGGCAGGTCGCGAGCGGCTTCGACGCGCCCGTGGACAAGCTCACCGCCTCCTTCCTCGCGCCGTCGCCGCGACTGTCCCCTGTGGACTGCTTCGCCGGCCCGATCGGCTCGAACCAGCGCTGCACCCTCGCGGAGCTCGACCACACCGGCGTCGTCCGGCTCGAACAGAACGACGTCAAGCCCGGCGACCGGGTCGACCTGATCGTCGGACTGCCCGCGAACACCGTCCCGGCCAACGCGAAGTTCGCCGAGGTCGGGCTCTTCGCCACCGCCTTCGCCTTCACCCCGCTGACCGGCGTCGTCTTCGCGCTCCTGCTCGTCTTCCTCGTCGCCGGCGGCCTCTTCGTCCGGCGCCGCCGCAAGGAAGACGCCGGCGCGCTCACCACCGCCACCGGCCCGGTCGAGGTCCTGCTCCGCGACGGCGACCGCGTCTTCTTCGCCAGCCCGGACGGCGTCCTGCCCGGCCAGGTCGGCACCGTCGTGGACGAGACCGTCGACGTCGTCGACATCAGTGCCACCGTCGTCGACCTCGCCGTCCGCAACTACCTCTGGCTGGCCGAAGTACCGGGGCCCGACTGGCAGATCGCCCGCCGCAACCCGCCGGACGAGCACCTGCACGACTTCGAACGCGCCGTCTACGAGACGCTCCTGCCGGCCGGCACCGACGCCGTGCTCGTGTCCCAGCTGCGCGCTCACGGCCGGCTCGACCTCCGCAAGATCAGCGACGCGATGTACGCCGACGTCGTCACCAAGCGCTGGTTCTCCCGCCGGCCCGACACCGCCCGCGGCCGGCTGACCTGGCTCGGCACCGGGATCTTCGCGCTCGGCGCGGGCGCCACCGCGGTCCTCACCTTCACGATCGGCGACGCGCTGCTCGGCGTCGCGGTCGCGCTGGCCGGGCTCGCCGTCGCCGCGGCGGCCGCGCTGCTGCCCTCACGCACCGCGCGCGGCCGGGTGCTCGTCGGCCAGGTCCGCGGCCTGCTCGACTACCTGCGCACCGCGAAGGCCGAGGACATCCCGCCGGCCGATCGCGAGATGGTGTTCTCACGCTCGCTGCCGTACGCGGTCGTCCTGGGCGACACCGAACGCTGGCTCGGCACCTTCGCCGCGCTCAACCCCGCGTCGGACGGTTCGGCCGGGCTCTACTGGTACGGCGGCATGGAGTCCGATCACGACCTGCGCCGCTTCGGCACGCACTTCCCGTCCTTCCTGACGGCGCTCGACGGGCTGCTCACCGCGTCCGTCCGCGCGTCCCGCTGA
- a CDS encoding DUF2207 family protein: protein MLAEAVLALFLTSAPVAAQDQPPLPTVPQSAEIQLKVERDGSLSVAEAISVPDGVTMDRRVPLRVAAPHDRDRFYGVRDVVLEGSGTAQVDDDTFTVHLTSGTSTVRYTVDGAVDGDRVTWELAGGWSADLKFIRASFAAPRIPTAVDCLAGPPGSDFQCGAAQIDHAGLTRFSQQNLAAGQRMTTTVELPAGTVPANAELVPAKTIAGAFVLTAPVGWAWAGFGALLLAAAAFVWFARRRDAGDGEPPKAALVSASGEFASPSGVLPGHAGLLLHGRAGPADLAATVLDLAVRNYLWVSDGSRLTRRNPVDEHLTSFERAVFEAVLPEESVTLAELRQRHVEIPHAELRADLVGRGWLTTRRLGRAGTRVVFYGVFLTILLALTAGYAQLGVILVLAGVAAVAVSAALPARRRAGADVACRLRGVAGELASVRAKDYDKPQRELVFSRGLPYASALGETGPWVAAFAGLDHPPKVYWHDGDITPDQAGSFATALAGTFAGAHRGRLLATVAADTGSHPPAGKPGGPEPS, encoded by the coding sequence GTGCTCGCGGAAGCGGTGCTGGCGCTCTTCCTGACCTCGGCACCGGTGGCGGCCCAAGACCAGCCGCCGCTGCCCACCGTGCCGCAGAGCGCCGAGATCCAGCTCAAGGTCGAGCGCGACGGCTCGCTTTCGGTAGCCGAAGCGATCTCCGTGCCCGACGGCGTCACGATGGACCGCCGCGTCCCGCTGCGGGTCGCGGCGCCGCACGATCGCGACCGCTTCTACGGCGTCCGCGACGTCGTCCTCGAAGGCAGCGGTACGGCCCAGGTCGACGACGACACCTTCACCGTCCACCTCACCTCGGGCACGTCGACCGTCCGGTACACAGTGGACGGCGCGGTCGACGGCGACCGGGTCACCTGGGAACTGGCCGGGGGCTGGAGCGCCGACCTGAAGTTCATCCGGGCTTCCTTCGCGGCGCCGCGGATCCCGACCGCCGTCGACTGCCTCGCCGGGCCGCCCGGCTCCGACTTCCAGTGCGGCGCGGCGCAGATCGACCACGCCGGGCTGACGCGGTTCAGCCAGCAGAACCTGGCGGCGGGCCAGCGGATGACGACGACCGTCGAGCTGCCCGCGGGCACCGTCCCGGCGAACGCGGAACTGGTCCCGGCCAAGACGATCGCCGGCGCGTTCGTGCTCACCGCCCCGGTCGGCTGGGCCTGGGCGGGCTTCGGCGCGCTCCTGCTCGCCGCGGCCGCGTTCGTCTGGTTCGCGCGCCGCCGTGACGCCGGCGACGGCGAACCGCCGAAGGCCGCGCTGGTCTCCGCGTCCGGCGAGTTCGCGTCGCCGTCCGGGGTGCTGCCCGGGCACGCCGGCTTGCTGCTGCACGGCCGGGCCGGGCCCGCCGACCTGGCCGCGACCGTGCTCGACCTGGCGGTCCGCAACTACCTCTGGGTCAGCGACGGCTCCCGCCTGACCCGCCGCAACCCCGTCGACGAGCACCTGACGTCCTTCGAGCGTGCCGTCTTCGAAGCCGTGCTGCCCGAGGAGTCGGTGACCCTTGCCGAACTGCGGCAGCGGCACGTCGAAATCCCCCACGCGGAGCTGCGCGCCGACCTCGTCGGCCGCGGCTGGCTCACGACGCGGCGGCTCGGGCGGGCCGGGACCCGGGTCGTCTTCTACGGCGTGTTCTTGACCATCCTGCTCGCGCTGACCGCCGGGTACGCCCAGCTCGGCGTCATCCTCGTGCTGGCCGGGGTCGCCGCCGTCGCCGTCTCGGCCGCGTTGCCCGCGCGCCGCCGAGCGGGCGCCGACGTCGCGTGCCGGCTGCGCGGCGTCGCCGGGGAACTCGCCTCGGTGCGCGCGAAGGACTACGACAAGCCCCAGCGCGAGCTGGTGTTCTCCCGCGGCCTGCCGTACGCGTCAGCTCTGGGCGAAACCGGTCCGTGGGTGGCCGCGTTCGCCGGCCTCGACCACCCGCCGAAGGTGTACTGGCACGACGGCGACATCACCCCTGACCAGGCCGGATCGTTCGCGACGGCGCTCGCCGGCACCTTCGCCGGCGCGCACCGCGGGCGCCTGCTCGCCACCGTGGCCGCGGACACCGGTTCTCACCCGCCAGCCGGGAAGCCAGGAGGCCCCGAGCCGTCGTAG
- a CDS encoding neutral zinc metallopeptidase, protein MPPGPVGQPQFPGRPPQGPQFPGHPPRGPQGTQGFPAHGPYPRPGFPPAGAPLPPPAAAVPPAFAPSYAGPPPGAPYGPRFAPGYRPHVAKKSNTGVIVAVAIIGIVAVVGGLVAAVALIGGTTRHVADAGYSSTYPSDTYETTSAAETTETTSSTEDTTTSETTERTTRTSEPPRGPRPVAATGDNPMFASADYGLQNVSCSLSRWATDQASATRFFQSGIACLDAMWSRMLGGANLPFRSPNLSVPRSLSESSTPCGSGGTTTGVTPFYCPSNDTIYMPLDRIEIDVWGNHPGPYLSMLAHEYGHHVQNLAGISEAYGNQRYDAGADSAVGLELSRRMELEAQCFSGMFLGSASVSGGSVDKNIYNEAWNAQDRGDDYARNGKRDHGSAKHNISWWQHGATKNRNQQCNTWLSASGDVS, encoded by the coding sequence TTGCCGCCGGGGCCGGTCGGACAGCCGCAGTTTCCCGGCCGGCCGCCGCAAGGTCCGCAGTTTCCCGGCCACCCTCCCCGAGGCCCGCAAGGCACCCAGGGCTTCCCCGCTCACGGCCCGTACCCGCGCCCCGGCTTCCCTCCGGCCGGCGCGCCCCTCCCGCCGCCGGCCGCCGCTGTCCCGCCCGCCTTCGCCCCCTCCTACGCCGGCCCGCCGCCCGGTGCGCCCTACGGCCCCCGCTTCGCTCCCGGCTACCGCCCGCACGTCGCCAAGAAGTCCAACACCGGGGTCATCGTCGCCGTCGCGATCATCGGGATCGTCGCCGTCGTCGGAGGGCTCGTCGCGGCCGTCGCGCTGATCGGGGGCACCACGCGGCACGTCGCCGACGCGGGGTACTCCAGCACCTACCCCTCGGACACCTACGAAACGACCTCCGCAGCCGAGACCACCGAAACCACGTCGTCCACCGAAGACACGACCACCAGCGAAACCACCGAGCGCACGACCCGCACGTCCGAGCCCCCGCGCGGGCCGCGCCCGGTCGCCGCGACCGGGGACAACCCGATGTTCGCCAGTGCCGACTACGGCCTGCAGAACGTCTCCTGCTCGCTGAGCCGCTGGGCGACCGACCAGGCCAGCGCCACCCGCTTCTTCCAGTCCGGGATCGCCTGCCTCGACGCGATGTGGTCGCGCATGCTCGGCGGCGCGAACCTGCCGTTCCGGTCGCCGAACCTGTCGGTGCCGCGGTCGCTGTCGGAGTCGTCGACGCCGTGCGGCAGCGGCGGCACGACGACCGGTGTCACGCCGTTCTACTGCCCGTCGAACGACACGATCTACATGCCGCTGGACCGCATCGAGATCGACGTGTGGGGCAACCACCCCGGCCCCTACCTCTCGATGCTCGCCCACGAATACGGCCACCACGTGCAGAACCTGGCCGGCATCTCCGAGGCGTACGGCAACCAGCGCTACGACGCGGGCGCCGACTCGGCGGTCGGCCTGGAGCTGTCCCGGCGGATGGAGCTCGAAGCCCAGTGCTTCTCGGGCATGTTCCTCGGCTCGGCGTCGGTCTCGGGCGGCTCGGTCGACAAGAACATCTACAACGAGGCCTGGAACGCCCAGGACCGCGGCGACGACTACGCCCGCAACGGCAAGCGCGACCACGGCAGCGCCAAGCACAACATCTCCTGGTGGCAGCACGGCGCGACCAAGAACCGCAACCAGCAGTGCAACACGTGGTTGTCGGCCTCGGGAGACGTCTCCTAG
- a CDS encoding M16 family metallopeptidase → MTSATHRTAEEIGRTARGPRPLPPLGEQRAAGDLSHVDTELSNGLRVLAVRKATVPMVEARLWIPFAGDDALHAATSEVLAETILTGTARRNRIEIDAELALIGGDIGAGVDPERLVLTGSALAEKLPTFLDVLGDVLTGATYADDEIAREKERLVERIAVSRTQPRTIAREALQKHRYGDHPATREVPRAEDVAVVTPEQVRALHQAAVLPRGAVLVLVGDIDPAAVVGELEKVLGGWASDRSAVRLPALPELTGPNVLLVPRAGAVQSQIRLSAQTVPRTDPGYAALQLANLAYGGYFSSRLVENIRENKGYTYSAHSGFEFTDGTAVVNVDADTATEATAPALLETRYELGRLGQVPPVGDELESVRQYAIGSLLTSTSSQSGLAGQVLALASTGLGLEWLNEHPARVAAVTASEVAEAALKYFAPQRFTGVVVGDAAVLEHKLLALGDVVVGEPA, encoded by the coding sequence GTGACTTCTGCAACGCACCGCACGGCCGAGGAGATCGGCCGCACCGCGCGGGGGCCGCGCCCGCTGCCGCCCCTCGGCGAGCAGCGCGCCGCCGGCGATCTGTCCCATGTGGACACCGAGCTCTCGAACGGCCTGCGCGTGCTGGCCGTGCGCAAGGCGACCGTGCCGATGGTCGAGGCGCGGCTGTGGATCCCGTTCGCGGGCGACGACGCGCTGCACGCGGCGACGTCCGAGGTCCTCGCCGAGACGATCCTGACCGGCACCGCGCGGCGCAACCGCATCGAGATCGACGCCGAGCTGGCGCTGATCGGCGGCGACATCGGCGCCGGCGTCGACCCGGAACGCCTGGTGCTGACCGGATCGGCGCTCGCGGAGAAGCTCCCGACGTTCCTCGACGTGCTCGGTGACGTCCTCACCGGAGCGACCTACGCCGACGACGAGATCGCGCGCGAGAAGGAGCGGCTGGTCGAGCGGATCGCCGTCTCGCGCACGCAGCCGCGCACGATCGCGCGGGAGGCGCTGCAGAAGCACCGCTACGGCGACCACCCGGCGACGCGCGAGGTCCCGCGCGCCGAAGACGTCGCCGTCGTGACGCCCGAGCAGGTCCGGGCGCTGCACCAGGCGGCCGTGCTGCCGCGTGGCGCGGTGCTGGTGCTGGTCGGCGACATCGATCCGGCCGCCGTCGTCGGCGAGCTGGAGAAGGTGCTGGGCGGCTGGGCTTCCGACCGCTCCGCGGTCCGGCTGCCGGCGCTGCCGGAGCTGACCGGGCCGAACGTGCTGCTGGTGCCGCGCGCCGGCGCCGTGCAGTCGCAGATCCGGCTGTCGGCGCAGACCGTGCCGCGCACCGACCCTGGTTACGCGGCGCTGCAGCTGGCGAACCTGGCCTATGGTGGGTACTTCTCGTCGCGGCTGGTGGAGAACATCCGCGAGAACAAGGGGTACACCTACTCCGCGCACTCCGGGTTCGAGTTCACCGACGGCACCGCGGTGGTCAACGTCGACGCGGACACCGCGACCGAGGCGACCGCGCCGGCGCTGCTGGAGACCCGCTACGAGCTGGGCCGCCTCGGCCAGGTCCCGCCGGTGGGCGACGAGCTGGAGTCGGTGCGGCAGTACGCGATCGGGTCGCTGCTGACCTCGACGTCGTCGCAGTCCGGGCTGGCCGGCCAGGTGCTGGCGCTGGCCTCGACCGGGCTGGGCCTGGAGTGGCTGAACGAGCACCCGGCGCGGGTGGCGGCGGTGACGGCTTCGGAGGTCGCGGAAGCGGCGCTGAAGTACTTCGCGCCCCAGCGGTTCACCGGCGTGGTGGTCGGCGACGCGGCGGTGCTGGAACACAAGCTCCTCGCGCTGGGCGACGTCGTAGTGGGCGAGCCCGCCTGA